The Anabrus simplex isolate iqAnaSimp1 chromosome 5, ASM4041472v1, whole genome shotgun sequence sequence cacgcccgcaccttctttcacctctacctaccactaaaacccggtaacaattattattattattattattattattattattattattattattattattattctataagcATATAATAAGTATACAAGGAACATAATACTGTTCAGAAGTTGGAATATTTGGACGAAGCATCCTGTGTCATTGCGAGTGTCACAACAGTCTTTCCTTATCAGAAAGAGGAAGACGTCTTGAGCCAATCACAGGCAATAGCTCTGTCCTTCCCCGACCTAATGAAAGGGTAAATACACTGGGTGATTCATAGGGTATATGGGTATAAATTCAGCGGATAGGTTTGGGATCGCCACTTTAAAATCAAGTCTTCCTTGAATACCATGGCTGTGAGGACCATCCTACTTCTGGCTGTCACCGTAATGGTGGCGCAGGCGAAGATTTACGAGAGGTGTGAGCTGGCCAGGGAACTGAGGAATCGCGGAATCCCAGGTGATCAGCTGGCTACGTGGGTGTGCATTGCCAACTTCGAGTCCTCCTTCAACACCAATGCACTGGGCACTAAGAATGCGGACGGCAGCAAGGACCACGGCTTGTTCCAGATCAGCGACCTGTGGTGGTGTACTCCAGGACCTCGCAATGGTTGTAACATCAAGTGTTCTCAGTTCCACAATGACGACATCTCTGACGATCTGAGATGCGCTCAGAAGATCTACGAAGAACGTAAACGTCTGTTCGGAGACGGTTTCACTGCATGGACAGTGTACCAGCCCAACTGCTCTGGAAGGAAAGCTGCACGGTTCGTGAATGGATGCTTTTGAGACGTGAGTTACCACTTCTATTAAAGAACAGTGATTTCTAGGAACTGTAACAcattctttcaatttaataaaattcGTTTTACACATCATGTTTAACGATTACTATGTGATCAGCTCCTAGATTCCACTCATTATTCTTctgaaatcatttttttttttctgcactGGGTCTTCTTAAACTACCGATCTTCATTGCTATTACAATTACTGTTTTCTTGTGTAGCATCAACACCGTAATTATGGTGCCATGTTCGTTTATACATTCCTCTCTTTTAATACCATTTTAATAGTTTACATTTAGAGCTTCCCAGGGCACTTTGACAGACATTCATCTCACATCCACTGAAGCCTCCCGTGGATTTCCAATCTGGATATTTGTTTGTAACTAATATTCCGATCGTGTGATCTTTCCGTCTTAATTATTCTTCTATTTCTACCGCTTTTGCCACATCTGTGGGatcacgggtgtgaactgcgtcacacatgtggatttggccctgtttttcgcccagatgcccttactgacgcttatgctatatggaggaatgtagtcactattgcttgtttctctgctagttggtagtgtagtgtgttgtctggatatgcgacaaacaaaaatacacacacagtccccgagcgagaagaattaatcagatgcgattaaaatccgggaccctctgaacctaaggcctcaacgccgaccattcagccaaggagtcggacttgtgATCTCTCAGTATCTCTCTTTTGTGATGTACATAACTTGTATATAACTTTGCattatcatacgctaaataaataaatacatacatagatGAACATAAACAAACAACAGCTTCTTCAACATACTTCGAAGTATTATATTCGTGCGGTCATCTGTATGAAAAATTCATGccataaaaaaatatttaactGGGCTGAATGGAACGCACAGATCAATCAAGATAGAGGAATCAGAAATTTCACCACTCATACTATTCATAAGTCAACGTCACCCTTTGCGTTAACATTCATATCAATGCGTTATGTCTTGGAGTCGTTGATAGTATAATTAAGATTTCGTGGTCCAGTGCTTGGATGACAGCGTTCTCTATTTGTTATGAACGTGACATTTCTACAATTGCATTTTACTGGGTGGAGAGGGTCTCCTAATTCTTGCGAGGCTGTCTTCTACTTCCAATGAATTTTAATCTCATTTGAATTTGATGGTAATGCTATAttgttagccggccccgtggtgtaggggtagcgtgcctggttcgtacccggaggccccgggttcgattcccggccaggccaaagatttttacctggacctgagtgctggttcgaggtcctctcagtctacgtgattagaattgaggagctatctggcggtgagatagcggcccctgtctcgaaagctaagaataacggccgagaggattcgtcgtgctgaccacacgacacctcgtaatctgcaggccttcgagctgagcagcggtcgcttggtaggccaaggtccttcaagggctgtagtgccatggggtttgttgtttgtttgctattttgttaACACATCCATCATGTTCTAGGAAGAGAGCAGTTTTTGTGTTTTATAGCACGGGCAGCTTGGTCCTGATGTGTCCCTTTCACCCCTAGCCGGTTCGCTCAATGCATAGCGCTTTCATGAAGTGTTCTTTAGTCTCTCTTGAAGGCTCTATGGTTGTGAATGACCACTTTAGGTCTCATATTTCTTGAATGGCTTGGCCTTCCCGTAAACTTTATCTAGTAAGTACTGCAGCTCCCGAAAGACTGTGAGTTTAAACTTGGGTCCTATAACTAAATGAGTGCTGTACTTGTAATTTCTTTGAATGTTATTCTCAGTGTGGTGGCGTATTACAGATAATCAATAATATCAACGCAAACCTTAAGAGAAATTCTTTCCGACAAAGCTGACTGTTTAGAATTGCCCGGTCTCATCCTTATTTTCATGTTCCACGCGTAGGCTCACGCCAGCACGTCCCTAACTCTAGAACTATACATGACAATAACGCGAAagtaattatttttcattttacaattcaGTCATTGCTAAATatatttataccgagctcgatagctgcagtcgcttaagtgcggccagtatccagtattcgggagatagtaggttcgaaccccactgtcggcagccctgaaaatggttttccgtcgtttcccattttcacaccaggcaaaggctggggctgtaccttaattaaggccacggccgcttcctgcgcagtcctagccctttcctgtcccatcgtcgccataagacctatctgtgtcggtgcgacgtaaagcaactagcaatatatatatttattctctAGCCTTGACACATTTAACACAAATCTTAAGATGTATGCTTGTAAATTATAAGAAAAAGATTCCATCTCGCTATATATGGAAGATCATTGCGTCCActtattttctgtttttatttctttaattttaggtCATTTTCCTAATTTAATAAAGTTAATTGTACTGTGTAGAAATCTTATGACTTTTTCATATTTTGTGCTTTGATATTTCTCATATTTAATTTTTTGGTCTTTTTTGTGTCAAGAAGgtactttaatagacatttatgccTGTGtacttttcattttaaataaataaataaataaataaataaataaataaataaataaataaataaataaataaataaataaataaataaataaataaccaacgTCCAGGTTTAGATAAggctcttgattattattattattattattattattattattattattattattattattattattattattattattattagatagcaATCGAAGTGTGGGTCCACGTGAAAAATCCTATCTGTACAGGTTCACGTTCG is a genomic window containing:
- the LOC137500921 gene encoding lysozyme C, milk isozyme-like is translated as MVAQAKIYERCELARELRNRGIPGDQLATWVCIANFESSFNTNALGTKNADGSKDHGLFQISDLWWCTPGPRNGCNIKCSQFHNDDISDDLRCAQKIYEERKRLFGDGFTAWTVYQPNCSGRKAARFVNGCF